One Arcobacter sp. FWKO B genomic window, TTACCATTCATACTTCTTTCCATACAGCCATTTACTCTTTCTTCTATAGAACCGATATTATTATCTCTGTTTCTATATTGTGGAAAGCTAATTGCAGTAGTCATAAATGGAGCTGAGTATTTTTTAGTACCAGCTTCTTGGTGACAGCTTGCACATGCGAAGTTATTTCCAGCATATCTCATGCTTGGATCATCCACCTCAGGTCCTATATATTTGTAAGTATGTTCTATCAATTCTTTTCCATATTTTACAGACTCACCAAAAAGGTTATCAGGTACATTATTAAAATCTGGTGCTTCCCAATTTTCAATCACCACTTGGTTTTTGAAACCTTTATCCGCTCTTTTATTAAGCTCTGCAACATCAAGTGCAAAAAGTGTAGTTACACACACCGCAGCTGCACTTGATAGTAATATTACTTTCTTCATTTTCGACTCCTCTTTTATGATTTGTCAAATTATACAAGTACAAAGTAAATTGAATGTAATTTTTAAGAAGTTTATTTTAAGTAGTATTTAAGATTTGAAGCTATATAAAAAAATAGAGCCTTTTGATACTTGTGTATGTACATTAATCTCTACACTATTTTTATCACATATAGCTTTTACTATACTAAGCCCTAGCCCAAAACCCCCTTTTATTGAATCTTCTTTCACATATCTTCTAAAAATAGCTTTGATGTCTTTTATCCCTATTCCAAAATCTTCAACACTAAATACTATTTTATTTTCTATCTGAGTAAGCTTGATGATTACTCTTTCTTTTTTGTGGGAGTATTTTATAGCATTTGATATTGTATTATCAACAATCCGTTGTAATTCTATTTTATTAAAATTAATAAAAATATCATTTGAAATATCAGTTATAAGTACTATTTCTTTAGTAAGTGCCATATCTTCAAAAAACTCTATTCTTTGAGATAAAAACAAAGAAAAATCAATTTGTTCTTTTAAGTATTCTACCCTTTTATGCTTTATTAAATATTCTATATCATCATAAATAGTATTTAATCCCTTTACACCATTTAATGCCCTTGTAATCTCTTTTGTTTTACCTATCTTTTCTTCAAGCAATTCAAGATTTATACTTATTACTCCAAGAGGAGTTTTTAACTCATGCATAGCATCATTAAAAAACCTATCAAGATATTTATTAGCCCTTTGAAGTGGCTCAATAGTCGCTTTAAATACAAAATACAAAGAGGTAAATATAAAAAGTGCAAGAGTCAAACAAATAATAGAAATCTTAAGCCATATCTCCTTGTTGTCAAATTGACTCGATACCACTAAATATGCTGCGTGTAGTTTATTATTTGGTAAATGAGTAATTTTATAATACTTACCATCCATATAATATTCAAACCTATCAAAACTTATTTTTGCATTTTTATTTGAAAGATATATTGGTTTTTTATTATTATCATAAAGATAAAAATCATAGCTAAATGAAATAGGTAAAGAATTTAATTCTTCAATATTAAGCGACATTATATTTTTTTCAAGTACTAAGATATGATTTAAAAGCTCAATTTGTTGCCTATTTTTATATTTATCATACTCACTTTGAAGATAAAAATATGTAGGAACTCCCACTAATAAAAGAATAAAAACAGAATAAAGTAAAGTTGTTTTTAGTATATAAGTGCTATTACCCCTTATCAATTTTATATCCTAGTCCACGCATAGATGTAATAAAATCTTTATCACTTTTTTTTCTTATATTTTTGATACACATCCTTACATCCACATCATTTATATAACTATCTTGCCAAACTTCATCTTTTATTCTTTCTATAGGAACATAATTATTAAGATTTGAAACCAATAAAAAAACTACAGATTTTTCCTTATTTGTTAGCCCTATAATTTCATTGTTTTTATACAATATCTCATTTTTAATATCATAACTATAACCATAATTTAGCATCACTTTATCACTATTGGAATGAAAATAATAGAGTTTTAAGATTTGTTCTACTCTATATTTTAGTTCTTTTAGTGCAAAAGGTTTTTTGATATAGTCACTACATCCTAGCTCATACCCAATGCTAAGATTGTTTATATCTGTCAATGATGTCACAAAAATTACAGGTACATCCTTACCATCAGATTTGAGTTTTTTAACCAACTCATATCCATTTAAAGTAGGTACTCTTATATCCAAAAGCAATAAATGGTAACTTTTTTCATAAACAGCATAATATGCCTCTTGTCCATCTTCAAATACATCTACTTCATATCCAAGTGATACTAAATACTCTTTTATACTTTGCTGATAGTCTAAATCATCTTCTAAAACTAATATCTTCATCTTATCTCTTCTTTAAAGCAATTAATATATAGCCCAAATTTGTATTATTCAAATCATATATACTAAAATAACCAAAAGATACATCACCAATCTCATACCCATAATCTTTGAGATTTAAAAACTCAATATTTTCTAAACTATTTAATAATGAAATATTCTCTACATTATTGCATACTATATAATTTTTGATTTTTCTGTTCTTTTGTACAATATTACTGTTATCTACATATTTTGAATCAAGCAAAACAACAAAATCATACCCTCTTTGTTTCATCATATCTGATACACTTTCAAACTCAGTAATAACCTCTATTGAACCTATAAACTCATCATCTATAAATATAGGAGCAATTGCTTTTATATTTAATCTTAACCCAAGCTCTACTGAAACAAAAGGAGTTTTATTTTCTTTTGCATACACAAGCCCTTTTCTAAAACTATCTAGTCTAACCCCAGATGTTTCATAATCCCAACTTCTTAAATATGCTTTTAACTCTTTATCATGTACTTGGATTTTAAACTTATCTGGCTGTACTATAGAAATACTTTTTAACTTTTTTTGTATCGTATCAAAAACTTTTTTTCTATCATTAGATATAAAATATTCTAAGAATTCCTTATCTTCACTCAGTAAAATTGCCAAAGAAAGAGCTTGCTTTTTCTCTTCTTCAAGAAAGTTTTTTGTAGTTATTAGTGCACTTTCAATATTACTTATCAAAAAATTCTCTTTTTCGATATTATTAAGACTATAGAAAAGATAGCTTAAAAAAGCCACAACTACAACTATTATTAAAAGTGTTAAGTGTTTTAAATTGACCATTTTGAATTGTAACATATAAATACTTGACCTTAGTCAATTACAAATCAAAAAAAATGTTTTATAATTGTATAAATAAAACTTAGGAGATAATTATGAAAACAAAAATTTTAACATTAGCTTTACTACTTGGTTTATCAAGTTCTTTGTATGCAGTTGATTCATACAAGAAGTGTGCAGCATGTCATGGTGCAAACGGAGAAAAGGTTGCGTTAGGTAAAAGTAAAATCATCAAAGACATGACAAAAGAAGATTTCGTAGCTGCTATGAAAGGTTACCAAGATGGAACTTATGGTGGACCTATGAAAGGTGTTATGGCTGGACAAGTAAAAGGTTTAACTGAAGCAGATATTCAAGCTATGGCTGATTTTTTAATTAAATAAATACAAATTAAGCTAATTGTGACCTTTTAGATTTGCATAAAATCTAAAAGGTTCGTCCAATCGTCCTTCTTAGTGCTACTTTTTTTAACAATTACATATTTGTTATCTAACTTAATCAAATTTATAAAATACTTTAAAAATATTTTTGCTATCATAAGAAAAAATTATCTTAAGAGAATATATTATGAGTAAAGAACATCTAAAAAATTTTATAGGCTTTGGAATAGCTGGAAATTTTGCACATCACCTAGACCAAGCTGGAGAGGCAATAGATTTTATTAATGTCAAAACAGATGAAGAGAATGCTCCAAAGGGGATATTTCCATTTTATTTACCTAAAAGCTCATCATTTTTAGGCACATATCCTCTTTCATCACAAACAATTATAGCACCAAAAGGCATTGATGGGAATTTGCAGTTAGAACCAGAAATGGCACTAATTGGAGAAATTATTTATGATGATAAAATGGCAGTTAGTGACTTAAAATTTAATTTTTTTACAGCATATAATGATTGCTCTATACGAAAAGAGGGAGCAAAAAAAATAAGTGAAAAGAAAAACTGGGGAGAAAATACAAAAGGTATTTCAAATCAAATTATACAACTTGATAAATTTGAAAAAGGAAGTAAACTTGATACATATCATATAGCATCGTTTCTAAAACGAGATGGTGTAGTACACCAATATGGTGAAGATAGCCCTGTTATAACCTACAACTATTTTTATGACAAACTCAAAAGTTGGATAATTAATAAATTAAATACACAGCAAAATGAAGGTCCCCTAGAAGATTTGAGTTTGCATATCAAAAACTCATCTTATCCAAATGGATTTGTGATAAGTGTTGGAGCTACTAGCTATACAAGCTTTGGAGAAACTACATTTTTACAAAGTGGCGATGAAGTTTTTGTATATGTTTATGATGCAAATTTTTATACACCAAGTGATATATTTTATCTTGCAAAAAACTCTATTACAGATATCCCAAATAGTTCAACACTTCATCAAACGATAATCTAACACTTCCTTTGGTATAATGCAAATACCAAAGGGATTATAAGGATTATTATGTATAAAATACTCAAACAAATAGATTTTTTTGCCAACTTTAGTGATGAAGACTTTGCAAAACTAGACCAACATATATCTTTCAAAAAATACAATAAAGACAATATCATATTTTATGAGTCAGATATACCAAAATATTTTTATATACTAATAAGTGGCAATGTCCATGCCACAAAATCAAACTTCAAAAATAATCCAGTTTTAATAAACACATTTAGACCAATATCATTTATAGCAGAAATGGCAGTAATAGAAAACATCCCTTTCCCTGCAACTGCAACATGTGCTGATGAGTGTGAAATCATCCAAATCACAAAAGAACCATTGCTTAATCTAATAAAATCAGACACAAACATAGCCTTTGGTATCATAAAATCCCTCACTAAAAAAATAAAAACTCTAGAACACACTATTAATATAAATATTTTATTTGATGCCAACCAAAAAGTAATGTCACATATCTTACACAACCCAGACTCACTAAAAACATCAAAACACAACCACATAGCAAAAATTCTAAATCTAACTCCAGAGACCCTTTCAAGAACAGTAAAAAAACTAAAAGACCAAGATATCATAGATGAAGATTATAATATTGATATAGAAAAATTGAAATCGTTGATATAAATCAATGACAATGAATTAAAAAAAATATACAATATCATAAAAAACGCGGAGAACAATATGACAATCAATAGTTTTATGACAAATGAACACAGAAAGTGTGATGATGTATTTGCAGAGCTAGAAAGTGCAATAGATAGTGGTAATTTTCAAGCAAGCAAAGAGTTATTTGAAAAATTCCACAACGATATGTTAAAACATTTTAGACAAGAAGAAACTGTAATGTTTGCAGAGTTCAACTCATGTAGCGGTGGTGGATGTAACCCTACTAGTGTAATGCTTGCAGAACATGATCAAATGAGAGTAACTATGGATCAAATAAAAACAGCACTTGATAATAGTGACAAAAATAGAGCCTTAGGACTTTCTGAAAACTTGCTATTTATTATGCAACAACACAATATGAAAGAAGAGCAAATTATGTATAATCTTGCTGATAATACACTTAATAGTGATGATATCATTGAGAAAATGAAACTAGTTTCATAATAAATGGAACCCCAGCTTCAGCTGGGCTTGTCTTACAAGAATAACCAGATCTTGTGCGAAGCACTCTCTTTGAGTCAATCTGGCGTTCCATTAAGAAAAAGGGAAAAAATGTTTAAAAATATGACCCAAATAATAGTAGATGTAAGTGAAGATGAAGCACCAATACCACTACAAAAGGCTATCAATTCACTCTCATCTATCAATCCATCAACATATGTGAAATTTATCCACCGTATGAGACCATGTTTATTGTTTGATGTACTAGACAAGGGTGGATATTCATACGAAATAGATGATAGTGGTGAGCAGTATATAGTTTATATTTATAAGAAATATTAATTGTAAATGGTATTTAACCTATTATTTTGGAACACCAGTCTATGACTGGTAATCCTTCAAAGACAAGCCCAGTTAAAACTGGGGTTCCGCAATATGGAACGCCAGTCTATGACTGGTGATTCTTCTAAGACTGGGGTTCCATCAAATTACCAAAGGATTTTAATGAATTTTTCAGGACTAAGCCTAGACCAAGCACCTCCTATATATGTACCTTTTAGCTTTTTTATCACAGCTTCTATTTTAGGAATATTTGGGAGTTTACATATTGCTCTTTTTGATTATAACTATGTTTATTTTCATCTTATCTCAATAGGTTTTGTGGGTTTTGTAATTATTGGGGCATTATTCCAAATGTTTCCAGTTATGATAGGTGTTAGTGTCAAAAAAGTACTTCCCACATTTTATACCATCTTTTTTTCTCTACTTTTAGGGCTAATTTGCTTTTACTTAGGATACACTCTAGATAACCATACTTTTATGGTACTTAGCACACTACTTTTAATAAGTGGTTTTTTGACATTTTGTACCGTTTTTCTATACTCACTTTTTACATCATCCACACATCACGATGCCACCAGCATAGCCATGTCAATATCACTAATTTTCTTAACCCTTGGCACACTTTTTGGAGCGAGTATTCTACTTCAATACTATCTACCATCTACTATCTACCATCTACCAACTAATATCCATATCAACACCATCTTTTTTGGTACTATATTTATACTTATTATGGGAATAAGTTTTAAGATAATTCCAATGTTTTGGGTTGCAAAAAATTACCCAACATATTGCAAAAAATTTATCCTTCCATTAACTACCACACTAGTTTTAGGATTTATAATACTCAAACTTTTTGATATAGATTTTAATGAAAATATATTCTATGCTTTAATAGCATTACCACTTATGGCGTTTTATTCTATTACTATCAGAAGACTAAAAAATAGAAAAAGAAAACTAAAAGACTATAGTGTTTATTTCCTATATTTGGGACTAAGTCTTGGTTTTATAGCATCTATATCTCTTATCTTACAACTATTTATACCTATTGATAAAACTATTTTTGGACTATTATTTGGATTTGGTTGTGTATTATCTTTTATATTTGGATTATTATACAAAATAGTGCCTTTTTTATGTTGGTTTCACTTAAGCGCAAAGGGGCTTTTTGATATTCCCACTATTAAGGATTTTATTAAAGAAAAAACAATAAAACTACACTTTTACTTGCACATTATTTTAACTTGTGGGATTTTTTTGTATATTGTTGATGTAGTTGTAATCAATATTTTATTAGCTGTTTTATTTTTGGAATTTATTGTATTATTGTACAACATATCTAGTGCATTTAAAACTTATCTAAGTATTACTCAAAAAGTGATACAATAGCGTATGAATTTAAAAGAACTAATAATATCAAATATAAAACAAAACAGCAAAAGTAGAACCTTTAATTTAGTGTATGAAGGTGAAAAAATATGGATAAAACTCCCTGCACTTGGTGAAGCTAATATATGGCATAAGGTTTTATCTTTATTTTATAAAATAACAAAAAATCCTCTCTTAGCACCAACAGTTGTAACAAATCCAAAAGAATCTTTGGCATATGAAGCATCAAAACTTCAAAAACTTACAACTTTAAATATAAATGTACCAAAAGTAATATTAGCAGATGAAGAGTTTTTAGCACTTAGTGATTGTGGAACACCACTTAGTTTGATAATCAATTCTGAAAAATACTCTTTTGAAGAAAAAGCTACAATAATGCGAAAGCTCTCATTATCTCTTGCAAATATGCACAATCTTGGTATATATCACTCCCGCCCAGCTCTTCGTGATATTACATACCACAATGGTGAGATATACTTTATGGATTTTGAGGAAAATTTAGAAAAAGTTTTAGATACACAAAATGCTATAAATAGAGATGTTTTGATATATATCCACTCACTATATAGAAAAGTTTCAGATCAAAAACTAATATATATTGCACTTGATACTTACAAAAAAAATATATCTTCTATAATTTGGACTGAAATATCAAAAGAAGCTCAAAAATATAATATATTGCATTTTATATTAAAAATAATATACACATTCAGTGGCAAGGATGCTAGAGCAATATTTCAAACACTAAATTACTTAAGAGACATTAAATAGTTATTTTAATTGCTAACTACCTTGATATCGTTCTTTAAATACATTATTTTTTCTTTAGTTTATAAAGAAAAATTATAAATTATTTATATTGTTTTCTTTATTAAGTACAATATAATATGTATAAATATATAATAACAAAAAACAATAGTAAAAAAGGGTATGAATGTTAAAATCTCTTACAGTAAAAAGTAAGTTACAATTAATTGGTGCGTTTGTGGTTATGGGTTTTATAATTGTTGCAATATTTACTTATATTAGGTTAGATACTTTAAATAAAGAATATAAATCAACTGTAATTATAGGTCAAATTAAGCAATTAGTTAGTGATTCACTTATAAATAACATAGAAGGTGCCTCAGCTGTTAGAATGATGATTTTAGCTCCAAATGATGAGCAAGCTCCAAAAACTTTGCTAAAAAATATTGAAACAGTTGAAAAAAATATCACAACATTACAAGAACCAAAATATGCTAATGCTTCACAAGGCTTTAACAAATTTAACATTGGTGAATTACATAATAACTATTCAAAAGTTTTAAAACAACTAGTAGTAAAACAAGCCTCTGGTGAAGCTCTTACACCAGCTGATAATAAAATTGTAGCACAAAA contains:
- a CDS encoding sensor histidine kinase — protein: MIRGNSTYILKTTLLYSVFILLLVGVPTYFYLQSEYDKYKNRQQIELLNHILVLEKNIMSLNIEELNSLPISFSYDFYLYDNNKKPIYLSNKNAKISFDRFEYYMDGKYYKITHLPNNKLHAAYLVVSSQFDNKEIWLKISIICLTLALFIFTSLYFVFKATIEPLQRANKYLDRFFNDAMHELKTPLGVISINLELLEEKIGKTKEITRALNGVKGLNTIYDDIEYLIKHKRVEYLKEQIDFSLFLSQRIEFFEDMALTKEIVLITDISNDIFINFNKIELQRIVDNTISNAIKYSHKKERVIIKLTQIENKIVFSVEDFGIGIKDIKAIFRRYVKEDSIKGGFGLGLSIVKAICDKNSVEINVHTQVSKGSIFLYSFKS
- a CDS encoding response regulator transcription factor — encoded protein: MKILVLEDDLDYQQSIKEYLVSLGYEVDVFEDGQEAYYAVYEKSYHLLLLDIRVPTLNGYELVKKLKSDGKDVPVIFVTSLTDINNLSIGYELGCSDYIKKPFALKELKYRVEQILKLYYFHSNSDKVMLNYGYSYDIKNEILYKNNEIIGLTNKEKSVVFLLVSNLNNYVPIERIKDEVWQDSYINDVDVRMCIKNIRKKSDKDFITSMRGLGYKIDKG
- a CDS encoding cache domain-containing protein, encoding MLQFKMVNLKHLTLLIIVVVVAFLSYLFYSLNNIEKENFLISNIESALITTKNFLEEEKKQALSLAILLSEDKEFLEYFISNDRKKVFDTIQKKLKSISIVQPDKFKIQVHDKELKAYLRSWDYETSGVRLDSFRKGLVYAKENKTPFVSVELGLRLNIKAIAPIFIDDEFIGSIEVITEFESVSDMMKQRGYDFVVLLDSKYVDNSNIVQKNRKIKNYIVCNNVENISLLNSLENIEFLNLKDYGYEIGDVSFGYFSIYDLNNTNLGYILIALKKR
- a CDS encoding c-type cytochrome, with the translated sequence MKTKILTLALLLGLSSSLYAVDSYKKCAACHGANGEKVALGKSKIIKDMTKEDFVAAMKGYQDGTYGGPMKGVMAGQVKGLTEADIQAMADFLIK
- a CDS encoding DUF5718 family protein; amino-acid sequence: MSKEHLKNFIGFGIAGNFAHHLDQAGEAIDFINVKTDEENAPKGIFPFYLPKSSSFLGTYPLSSQTIIAPKGIDGNLQLEPEMALIGEIIYDDKMAVSDLKFNFFTAYNDCSIRKEGAKKISEKKNWGENTKGISNQIIQLDKFEKGSKLDTYHIASFLKRDGVVHQYGEDSPVITYNYFYDKLKSWIINKLNTQQNEGPLEDLSLHIKNSSYPNGFVISVGATSYTSFGETTFLQSGDEVFVYVYDANFYTPSDIFYLAKNSITDIPNSSTLHQTII
- a CDS encoding Crp/Fnr family transcriptional regulator, whose translation is MYKILKQIDFFANFSDEDFAKLDQHISFKKYNKDNIIFYESDIPKYFYILISGNVHATKSNFKNNPVLINTFRPISFIAEMAVIENIPFPATATCADECEIIQITKEPLLNLIKSDTNIAFGIIKSLTKKIKTLEHTININILFDANQKVMSHILHNPDSLKTSKHNHIAKILNLTPETLSRTVKKLKDQDIIDEDYNIDIEKLKSLI
- a CDS encoding hemerythrin domain-containing protein, which codes for MTINSFMTNEHRKCDDVFAELESAIDSGNFQASKELFEKFHNDMLKHFRQEETVMFAEFNSCSGGGCNPTSVMLAEHDQMRVTMDQIKTALDNSDKNRALGLSENLLFIMQQHNMKEEQIMYNLADNTLNSDDIIEKMKLVS